The region TCTTGAGGGGgaaaggaagagcaaaaagtTTTGTGACCAAAAGCTTTAGATTGCCAAAAGATGCCAGATGTATTGCTAGTAGACAGATGTTTTAAATTATATCTTAATTGGGGTTTGGTTGTGGAAGATAAGGAAAGATTTCCTCAGCAAGGTATGCGTGAACTATAtgatgaaaataaacttttatagACAGCTTCAAATTCTTATAATCCTAGTAGCAGTTTTCAGTTACAGCTTGCTTTCTTGGCGACTCTTGAATCCTACGCTTTTCTCAATTTATTCATTGAACTTTctactgcaaaagaaaagggataaaTAATGAACTGTTGCATCCATTCTCTAGTTCGTGTTGTCTTAATCTTCATAACATCTGTTAGATTTTTCAATCATTTACATTTAGCATTTCTTGAAACATGCTGTCTATGTATGCTCACATTTTGTTGGTATAAACTCTGCAGGGTGAATCTAGTGTGTTGTAACCATATATGCCAAGAaaggtgggaggggaaaaaaggtactCCCAAGCTGAGAAATTCAAGATCTGCTGACACaagaaggaaacagcagaagTCTTACTTGAAAAAATGTGGCACGTTTCTGCCTGCTCTTAAGTTCTCTATTACTAATAACTTCATTTAATAAATAGGGACAACATTTGGCCTTCCTTGTCTGGGGAAGGTTTAAGTTCTATAGAAGTACTGATGTGCTGTGATATATGTTCTCAACAGTAAAGAAATGTCTGTTACTCAGGGTTGTGTGggggttgtgttttgtttctctttttttttaaattttttttaacttacactcAGTTTGCAAGGTGTTCCTACAATTCATCACCtgttctcttccattttttctcAGATGTGTAAAGAAGCTTGGTGAAATTCTAGCATTTAAGGAACAGCCATAACACTTTGATATTTGCTTTTATCCCCAGAACATTGGAAGCATGAGTGATGGGTGTGTGGTGAAGAGAGTTAATCACGTATACTTTGCTTGTGACTAACAGAGGTTATCTTGAATGGTATAGTGTCAAATTTAGCCTCACTTAGAGGACAGGGTTGGATCAGAAGACCTTCAACCTAAATTTTTCTACAATTTTGTAATGTTTCAGCTTCTATATGAAAATAGTTTCTTTTGTGTCTTTCTCTGCATCCAAAACTTTATTCAGTGTTATTTGTGGTCACTTAtcaaatgctttttgaaagaCTTACTTGTTTCCACTTGGAAAGTGAAAATGGCTAACAAAACTGGACGAGCTTTTAGGATTTTGCTAGTATAGGTATAAAGGCTGTTAAAGCTGCTGGTTGTACTGAAAACTCTTGCTAATCTGCTGCTGATTTTGAGCCAGTACAAGGAGTGTGACTTCTCCCTTTCTCAAACCAGTAAGCCCTAGTCTTGCTGGTAAATAGGGCATCTGTGGATTGTGCTTCAAACTTTCCTTTCCTAAACCAGCTGTAATCTACTACTGTTCTTTGTTGGACTGTGATGCAACAGATGAAAAGACAGATAAACTGTCCTTTCTTCTTATGGTATGCTTTTCTGTATTCCAACAGCATGGGTTGACGTTGCTTTCTAAGAGTAGCATGACTTGGCTTGAAGTGTTGAGAGACAAGGTGGAGGTGTAATTTTCAGtatgctttaaataattttttttctttacactgttATGGGACTGATGAATCTTGTCCATCCTGACACTGAATTGGCTTAAACTTCATCCATTAATAATGGATTAATGGTATCATTCTCTTCCATTTGTCTTGGGTCTGACTGGTATGTGGATGATCTTGAAGTGTGTATTCAAGGTATTCTATCATAATCATAAAGTTTTGCAGTTGTGTAACACTTCCAAATATATCAGCAAAACATCTACTTTAAAATGCAACTGACACTTGAAACTAATAATGCTAACAgatgtaaaaattaaaagataatttcAGTTTAAACAGACCTTCAGCTTTATAAGCATTCCAGTAAAATTGTGGTAGTTAGCGGGAACCCTAACTTAAAGCATTGTATCTTTTAAAGTTTACTTTTATATTCTTGATAGAACTCCAAgttacagaaaactgaaggaaattcTGTGAATTCACTTGTAAATCCTTTCCAATGGAAAGGTGAGGGGTACCTTCCCACTTCTGTGGGGGAAAAGCAGTGATTAGGGGACGCCCCTACATACTCTTCAGGCTTATCAACTTAGGGATTCTTCTGTCTCTACAGTGGATAGTTCTTCAAAGTCTGCATCAGCAGCCTGACTACATGGACTTCTGTGATTCAGTTTCCTGGAAGTTGAAGTCTTTCAAAGGGCTTCTAACTTCCTTCAGAGGTGTACTGTAAGCTAAGACAGCCTTTGGTATATTTGCATATTGTTTGGTAGCCATTAGTTGGTTTCCACTTGGGTAGTGATTGCAGTAGGAGACCTAGGTGACAGTGGTTAGGAATAATTAAAATCAGCTGCTGCCTTGGATACTTCTAACCAGCTTTTTTGAGATACTCTTTCAAATTCAATTCTATACATACTCTGCTCTAGTTTTTCCTCTGCCTTGAAAGTGTGCCAGAAATAAGAGCTTGGATTTCAGGCAAGTGTACCTGCTTGAAAAACACTAAGCTTAACATTGAGTAGTAAAAGTCTCCAAGTTTGTAAGCTTCCTACTAGTTTGCTTAGATGTGGATTGTCATACATTACTTAATTTGAACTATGATATATTTAACCGAATTTTTCTTGGTGCTGCAAGTTTGTGATGGTGTGGCAAGATCTATTCCTGATGATGTGTTCTTTCCAGAGAGTCACTTACACTGCAGTCCTTTACCGTGTTTTTGGAGCTCTAagtgaaatacacattttctagTCTATTTAGCCCAGCCTGTGTTACCTTGCTCAGGAGGCGAGTAAACCACTGAGTTGATAATTTGGCTTCTGCATATGCTTTTTTCAGTAAGGTGCCTGCTGCTTAAAGCAATGTGTTCCATATCGTGCTTTATCACACCAAGTAaatcatatattaaaaataggTTATTGCATAATCTGTGTTTTGAATACGGGTTATTTTGAGGGTTCTGAAATGCTTTGTGTTCAAATTGCTATGATCTAATTGTATATTACATTGAATATTATAATTTAAACCCTCAGTTTAGATACAtgcatgaaatatatatatacttagcTCTACGTTATTTCAGCATATTATTATACTCCCAGCATTCAGAGTCTTTGAACTTTTATGCGTGCAATAAAAATTGCTTCAGTTGCTTGTCTTGGCTTTTGCAAAACACTAAGAACGATACTGAGTACAATAGCAATGCATAAAAAGGTAATCAGAGATTACTGTAGTCTGACTTAATGGTGAAGATGAGTTTTGATTGTACTCATTTACAACAGACTTGATCTAACATCACAACTCTGGAAGTTACTGTGCTTTGACTTTAATTCAGTGTGTTCGCAGACAAATGTGAAATACTTCTGAACCAGTTCAGTGGGTTCTCTCCTTTGGCTCTTGGCAGAACAAggtgctttttcatttttgtttcttttaatagaGAAGTAAAAGTTAGACATTGCAGGCTAAAGATGAGAGCTTAAGACTTTATGTAGTAACATAAAAACGCTTTGCCCCAGGATGTATTGTTTAGATGTTTATGTACATACAGTTATGAATTTAAATGGGGTTTGTTCCTTAtgtcatgattatttttttaaaaatactctttaacTGCACTGTGTTTTGCATACGAATTGAATAGTAATATATATTCATTGTAGTAATTCTGCTAGAGAATTtagatttgaaaaaaaagtgggtttacTTTGCTTGAGGTACTTAAGTTTACATATCTGTAATACAAATCTATATGGCTTTAAGTGACAGGCTTCTAGGTTTGTTAGCCAAACTAGCTTTTACATAATGACAAAAGATGCCATGGCTACCTATTCATTAACTTGCAGTTGACAAACTGTGGAAATAAAACCTGACTGTTTTTGTCATAGTTCTGTGTGTACCCTAGTCAACTGAAAGCTCTTCTCAGTGTAAAGATCGCTGGACTGCTAGAATTGATCTCATCTATCCCATTAGTCTCTTGTTTAAATATAGTTCCTGATATTCCTGTTGCTATTTATGTCTTTAATGCATATGTATATTGAAGTGGTATGTATAGCAGAAATATGATGATAGCAGATCCTACTGATTGCTCTGTTACTTGTAAAACTTCTTGGAGATAAGTTTCTTAGGATGACTCTCAACCATATTCTCTTCTAGAAGtgctttttcaaagcaaaaaagagcCAGGACACCTATACAGAAGAAGAACCTGGCAACATGGAAAACTGGTTCTAATTTTGAATAAGTATGAAGCAGCAGTGCACTGCTTTACAGAACTGCCTTAAATTAGGTTGAAATGCCTATTTCTTACTTTGGTTTTCCTAACACTTCAATTTTAGATCCCACATCAACGAACCCTTTTATTCCTTCAAGAGATACTCTGAGGTAGAACTATATTATGTTATGCATGAGTGGGCTGTACGATGAACAGCTGGAACTTAGGCACaaatgggttggtttttttgtttttaagcaaacagTAATTGCAGTATGTCTTTCCAAGAGTAGCCTTTTCTGGAGGAAAGTAGTATTATAGTAGGAACAGGTGATACTTCGGATCAATATAAGAAAATAATGTAGTTTGTTGTTAGAATAAAGACAAGGCAGTTCCTTATGGTACTTAAACATGCAACATGTGACAAACAAAATATGTAGGTGGTCTCACTGATGTAGCGTAACTTaaatgtggttttttggttgtttgttgttttttgtttttttaagaggtGATCTTCTACTGCCCAGTCATTGACTGATGTGTGGATCAGTAAATGTTGTGATACAGCTGAGTTGTGCTGCTTggattttttaacctttttttataCAGTAGCCTTTTAGTCCTTCATCTCTGTAGTAGATGAACCAAATGCTAGCTCTTGCAATTTTTATGTCTAACCTACATACACATGGCACTCCTAGCTATTTCAAACATGTAGTTggtgtaaaaaaaattattattgtgaTTGTCTGAGAAGCACTTGTCTTCAATGTCCACCAACTAGATGTATGAAAATAGGGCTTCAAATTCTAGTATATGCAATAAATACTTGTGTTTGCAGTTGAACTAATTAGATGCTGTGTCATGCCTTGTCTTGAATAGGTTTGTTAAGATCACATCTTCATTCTGCTTCTCTTAAGAAAAATAGGCCattctttgttttgtctttgctttcttcttaccttgttctttgttttcattctctcCTGTGTCTTTTACTGTTTCATTCCTATTTTTTCCTGCCGTTGTTCTCTGTTCTTAATTTTCGTATCATTCTTCCAAGTTGCGTAGTTGGAGAACTTCATTCACCAAGGAGGAAACAAAGATCATTTAAAAACTGAATGATTATGGATGCAACCTGCTATTGGATGAGGCCAAAGAAGGTACCACATACTCAGCTGTTGGAAGTAATATTCAGTCTCTGGGCTTACCAGATTTATCTTGTACTTCAGGTGGACTATGTCTTGACTAGTCATGTCTTTATGTATTGACATATCACTTACAGGAATAGTGTCTTCATTTGTTCTTATGTAACTGGCACCAGACGATATCTGTGAATGTTCTCTAATTCTACAATTCATTAATTTTTAGGTGGACAGGGACGGGAGATTCTAGTTCACTTGTTTGGCCTAGTAGTGTATTATGCAGATGCTTGAAGAAAAGGATAGTCTAAAGTGCAGTATTAATCTTCAGTGCCTTCATGGTATCAGTCATATGCTGAGCTTTCCGTTACGCTTTTTTATGTGTTTGGagagctgatttttattttttttttttttgccgatTTTGCTTGTGAGGTAGTAGAACAAAAATCTAGGAAAAGAGAGATGAAGTACTTAAATGGGATCCTTCTGGAGAATCTCCTTGCAGTCCTTTTCATCCACTTCTTCCCTGGTCACTGCTAGTAATACTTAATTTCCTAAGACGGGAGTCAGCATAAATGTCTTCTAGAAAAAAGGCTTGTGTATTGGACTATGGAAATGTCTTGTGAGGGGGTAGGAAATGTAGTTCCTGAGACAGTGAAAAGAGTCGTAAGTGTTCTTGTGCATGGGTTTTGCCCATTTGATATTGCACTGCTGTCTAGTTCTAtctatttctgtgtgtttgtctGGTATTGAAATTTGCACAGCAGGGATCTTGGCCTGTCTTGTTCTCAGCTCTTATACTACATTAACTTTTTCCCAAATCCTGTAATCTTTGTTAGGTGGTGAAAGATGGGATCTGGATCCTACTGCTCTTAAAGAAGCTGAAGTTCTTGCTGCAAGTAACACTGAAAATACTGCTAATTTAATTATTATCAGCTGATAGTTTCTTTTAAAGCCCTTGGAATTGTATAACTTAGTCATCATCTTTGGTGGAAGGAAGAGTGTTTGTTGAAAAGCAACTTCTTTACATGTGGTGGACTTTTGGGACTTTAGGGAACTTAAAACTTAGTTATGAGTGAGTCCCTTGTGGCTTAATGCCAGACTGTAAGCTGGAAAAATGTCTGCATCAGCTGCTAAATGTTTATAATTCACTGTAGCCTTCACTAGTGCAGTAGACTGCATTTAGTTAAGCTGCTCATTTCTGTAACCTTGCGTAGGTTGTTTGCTGTTTCTGTTCTCCATTTGTAATGAAGTGCAAACTGGATGGATAATTTAATCTTGGATGGATTGTTTGCCTCAATTGCAACTTCTAAGTGTAAAAAGAGGCTTAACCGATAAGCAAAAGGACAAACAAGTGTCGGCATTTGTTGGTGACGGTATAAAGAATCTTCTAACACATATGATGATGTGTTTTCAAAAccaattttgaagaaataaagcCAACGTGTAGGCACTTGTATAAACTGCATGTTTCTTGCAGGAGTGTGAATGGAAAACAGACCGGTATTCAGCATTTATCTTCAGTTGAGAGGCAACCATAGATTGTAAATAAACTTCAGTTCAATCAGTTAAGAGGATGTTGCAGTTGAGCAGCTGCAGTGCAACATGAACTAGTGTTAACCTGAGGACAAATCTTGGGTAATTACTTCATTCTCCTGTCAGGTGTGGGATAAACATAATGGTGTTTGTTTAGTGATTCAAAATGGATGATTTGGTATTTGAATTGCAACCTTGCCTATCGTTGTTACTGCATTAAGGTCAAACGATTAAAATACCAACTAAAATAAGCCAAACACTAGTGTGTGTATGAGAGGTGGAGTCAGGCAGAGCTCAAGAGCAGTGAACAGCTTGGTGACAGCTCTGTGAGGCTGGTAGCTCAGCTGGTAGATTGTGGAGTGGAACAGGAGGAAGGTTAAACAAGCTTTTACAATCCCTCCTGCCTTGTTCTGGGCATTGAAAGATATATTGTTGTAAATGAATGTCTTTATCATTTGATTTCCACTCAGGAGAAGGCAAGCATAATGCCTTGCAAACTGATAAAATGTTTCCCTTGGCACAACCCTTTGCAGAAAGTATTGGTTACCTGTTAGGCAACATGCTACTTACTATAGGAAAGTTGAGCTAATGCTTAAGTCATACTAGGATTTTTCGTTCTCTTCTCTGACCTGATCAGGGTGGTGAGAGCTCCTATGTGGGTCAAATGGGGCAGCAGAGATCTAGAGCTGTCTGCAGAAAAGTAGGCAAAGgtttaaaatattgtttgcttGCAAAACAGGGAGGAACGGTTTGTACTGTGGTGAAATAAGGGTAGTTTTGCTGGAAGAAACTCTTAGGCTAGCATGTTTTGAGCTGTAATGCATATGATGATCAGGTGCTAATCTTTTGTGGATGAAGAATGATGGCGTGCTCTGTTCAATGCAAGTATTTATGCAGTCTGTATTTGCCTTGATTAAATCTGAAATATATTTGGCCTTTTGTGGTATGctaaaaatggaagaattttgtAAAAGTTGCTGAAGATGCCTTCTTCACATAAGTTGACTTAGTATAGAAATTAATCTTGGGTAGATTTGGAGTTGATGGGATGAGTGTGTAATTTACTTGTTTATAAGCATTTTCTAAAAGTACAAAGTTAATTCATTTACTTCTGTCTGTAGGTTACACttctttgttacattttcagGGCATCTTGTTGATGCAAGAAAAACCAATAATAAGCAAAGTTATGTATTTCATGTTCTCTGCTGACTTGGTTTTAGTTTCGTGCTTTTTCCAAGCTTACCATAAAGCTAGATACGAAGCTTTACTTTTCCTGAGACTCATGTCTTTCAAATGGTGGCTATATAATGTAGACATGCTTTCATATGCTTTTTAAGAAATGCAGCAAAAGATCcctcaaaacctctttttttttcttcttttttttctcttcaaggtTTGGACCCCATGGCATCCCTGTGACCATATTTCCTAAAAGGGAATACAAGGATAAACCTGAAGCCATGCAGCTCCAAAGTAAACCATTCCAAGATGAGGCACAGGTGAAGTGTGAATCTAATGCTGCAGTCCCTGATGACTCTTCTCTCACGCAGCCATCAGAACCTAGCATAGCTAAAAGCCTATGGACTTCTAAACCACCTCCTCTCTTTCATGAGGGAGCACCATATCCTCCTCCGTTGTTTATCAGGGACACATATAACCAGTCAATACCTCAGCCTCCACCCCGGAAAATTAAGCGGCCCAAGCGTAAAATGTACAGGGAGGAACCCACTTCTATCATGAATGCTATCAAACTACGACCTCGGCAGGTCTTATGTGACAAGTGCAAAAACAGTgttgttgcagaaaaaaaggaaataaaaaaaggtggCAATGCAAGTGACTCTTCAAAATATGAGGATAACAAAAAACGAAGAAATGAGAGTGTGACTACTGTGAATAAAAAACTTAAGACTGACCATAAAGTGGATGGAAAAAGCCAAAACGAAAGCCAGAAAAGGAATGCTGTGGTCAAGGTTTCAAATATTGCCCACAGCAGAAGCAGAGTAGTTAAAGTTTCCGCACAAGCAAATACTTCAAAAGCGCagttaaatacaaaaaaagttcTCCAGAGCAAAAACATGGATCATGCAAAAGCTCGGGAAGTCTTGAAAATGGCCAAAGAAAAGGCACAAAAGAAGCAGAGTGCAACTTCCTCTTCCAAAAATGCACATTCAAAGGTCCACTTCACACGGCGTCTTCAGAACACCAGCTCAGGTTCCCTTCCACCCCGATTGCGTTTAAAGCCACAAAGGTATCGGAATGAAGAAAATGACTCTTCTCTCAAGACAGGACTTGAGAAAATACGGAGTGGCAAGATGGCAACTAAGCCCCAGTCTCGCTGCTCCTCCACCCGCTCAGCAGGTGAGGCCCCTTCAGAAAATCAGAGCCCCTCAGAAGGCCCTGAAGAGGCCAGCAGTGAGGTTCAGGACACAAGTGAAGTGCATGTAACTGTTGATCAGGATGAACACCAGACATTGGGCAAGAGAGGCAGCAAAAGCAATATAACGGTTTACATGACCCTTAATCAAAAGAAATCTGACTCTTCCAGTGCATCAGTTTGTAGTAGTGATAGCACAGATGATTTGAAATCTACCAACTCTGAGTGTAGCTCTACTGAAAGCTTTGATTTTCCTCCAGGCAGCATGCatgcaccttcctcctcctcctcctcttcaaaggaagagaaaaagctcaGTAATTCCTTGAAAACGGAAGTCTTTTCCAAAAACGTCTCTAAATGTGTCACACCAGATGGCAGGACCGTATGTGTAGGGGACATTGTTTGGGCCAAGATTTATGGCTTCCCTTGGTGGCCAGCCCGTATTCTTTCCATAACTGTGAGCCGGAAAGATAATGGCCTTTTAGTTCGACAGGAGGCTCGTATCTCATGGTTTGGCTCCACAACAACATCTTTTCTTGCTCTTGCACAACTATCCCCCTTTTTAGAAAGCTTCCAGTTGCGCTTTAATAAGAAGAGAAAGGGTCTTTACCGCAAGGCCGTCACAGAGGCAGCTAAGGCTGCTAAGCAGCTGACTCCCGAAGTTCGGGCCCTGCTGACACAGTTTGAAACGTGAACATGGAAAGTAAGGTAGGCAAGAAATCTGGAGGCTCCACAAAATTCATAGCCTAGTTAGAGAACTACCATGAAGGACTTGCCAAGTCAGAAGTTGCACTCGGTTGACTGCTCTTTTTATACTAAAGTTGTTCCATTTGTAGCGGTTTCTTGACAGTTAAACAAATTGAACACGCAATCAAAATTAGCCTAAAGTGagaacttcagtatttttcaagtgagcattttttttaaagaataaaactccTCAAACACCCAATGCATAGGAGCCATAGCCTCAGCTGAAAGGCAGCTTATTTGCAGGGAATTTTTTAGTAGTTTCTACCCAGTATATAACTAGTTGCTGTGTGGCAAAGGGTTAACCCAAGGGATGAAAGTAGtagctgtgacttttttttttttttttttttggtggcccATCAGGGAAGTGTAGAAATGTAAGCCTTGTCTAAATGgtctttaaagattattttaaatagtCTCTAATGTATTTAGTCTGGCCAGTGCAGATTGGTTCAAAGCATGCTTAAACATCTTAAGGAGGCATGCCCCAACCCACATAGGCCAGGTTAAATGGCATTAGAAGACTTGCTGAAATTTTTAAGGAAGAAGAATTCATGTAACTTAAAGACCAGATTAAATGGGGTTTTATCATAGTGACCACTTAAAACACTCAGCCTTTCTATGCACATGGGGGCACAAATATAACACTTCAGGGTTGAGAAGCTGAGAGGGATGCCTGTAGCTCTAAGACAAAGCTGAGAAGTTGCTCAGTATTTGGGATCAAGGGCTGTTAATGCTGCATAGGTGTGAATCAT is a window of Accipiter gentilis chromosome 26, bAccGen1.1, whole genome shotgun sequence DNA encoding:
- the PWWP2A gene encoding PWWP domain-containing protein 2A isoform X2, whose amino-acid sequence is MAAMAAEAAATAAVPGDGGAGEAEPEMEPIPGSEAGADPLPAVTEAVESVVPDGEEADGGKVAPGEAEEPPPVQLARSPAGTREPEAERTEKLPLSSPEEVGSPQAEQRGAPSPESEEEPQPCLPPAGHPQLPEEEPQPCPPATGGSAEPEPEPGEEPSPPEEEEPDAADAAAVEPKSPVPVAVAGGEAEAPLLPGSEVRVTLDHIIEDALVVSFRLGEKLFSGVLMDLSKRFGPHGIPVTIFPKREYKDKPEAMQLQSKPFQDEAQVKCESNAAVPDDSSLTQPSEPSIAKSLWTSKPPPLFHEGAPYPPPLFIRDTYNQSIPQPPPRKIKRPKRKMYREEPTSIMNAIKLRPRQVLCDKCKNSVVAEKKEIKKGGNASDSSKYEDNKKRRNESVTTVNKKLKTDHKVDGKSQNESQKRNAVVKVSNIAHSRSRVVKVSAQANTSKAQLNTKKVLQSKNMDHAKAREVLKMAKEKAQKKQSATSSSKNAHSKVHFTRRLQNTSSGSLPPRLRLKPQRYRNEENDSSLKTGLEKIRSGKMATKPQSRCSSTRSAGLNKWQHFTSD
- the PWWP2A gene encoding PWWP domain-containing protein 2A isoform X1, with the protein product MAAMAAEAAATAAVPGDGGAGEAEPEMEPIPGSEAGADPLPAVTEAVESVVPDGEEADGGKVAPGEAEEPPPVQLARSPAGTREPEAERTEKLPLSSPEEVGSPQAEQRGAPSPESEEEPQPCLPPAGHPQLPEEEPQPCPPATGGSAEPEPEPGEEPSPPEEEEPDAADAAAVEPKSPVPVAVAGGEAEAPLLPGSEVRVTLDHIIEDALVVSFRLGEKLFSGVLMDLSKRFGPHGIPVTIFPKREYKDKPEAMQLQSKPFQDEAQVKCESNAAVPDDSSLTQPSEPSIAKSLWTSKPPPLFHEGAPYPPPLFIRDTYNQSIPQPPPRKIKRPKRKMYREEPTSIMNAIKLRPRQVLCDKCKNSVVAEKKEIKKGGNASDSSKYEDNKKRRNESVTTVNKKLKTDHKVDGKSQNESQKRNAVVKVSNIAHSRSRVVKVSAQANTSKAQLNTKKVLQSKNMDHAKAREVLKMAKEKAQKKQSATSSSKNAHSKVHFTRRLQNTSSGSLPPRLRLKPQRYRNEENDSSLKTGLEKIRSGKMATKPQSRCSSTRSAGEAPSENQSPSEGPEEASSEVQDTSEVHVTVDQDEHQTLGKRGSKSNITVYMTLNQKKSDSSSASVCSSDSTDDLKSTNSECSSTESFDFPPGSMHAPSSSSSSSKEEKKLSNSLKTEVFSKNVSKCVTPDGRTVCVGDIVWAKIYGFPWWPARILSITVSRKDNGLLVRQEARISWFGSTTTSFLALAQLSPFLESFQLRFNKKRKGLYRKAVTEAAKAAKQLTPEVRALLTQFET
- the PWWP2A gene encoding PWWP domain-containing protein 2A isoform X3, with translation MAAMAAEAAATAAVPGDGGAGEAEPEMEPIPGSEAGADPLPAVTEAVESVVPDGEEADGGKVAPGEAEEPPPVQLARSPAGTREPEAERTEKLPLSSPEEVGSPQAEQRGAPSPESEEEPQPCLPPAGHPQLPEEEPQPCPPATGGSAEPEPEPGEEPSPPEEEEPDAADAAAVEPKSPVPVAVAGGEAEAPLLPGSEVRVTLDHIIEDALVVSFRLGEKLFSGVLMDLSKRFGPHGIPVTIFPKREYKDKPEAMQLQSKPFQDEAQVKCESNAAVPDDSSLTQPSEPSIAKSLWTSKPPPLFHEGAPYPPPLFIRDTYNQSIPQPPPRKIKRPKRKMYREEPTSIMNAIKLRPRQVLCDKCKNSVVAEKKEIKKGGNASDSSKYEDNKKRRNESVTTVNKKLKTDHKVDGKSQNESQKRNAVVKVSNIAHSRSRVVKVSAQANTSKAQLNTKKVLQSKNMDHAKAREVLKMAKEKAQKKQSATSSSKNAHSKVHFTRRLQNTSSGSLPPRLRLKPQRYRNEENDSSLKTGLEKIRSGKMATKPQSRCSSTRSAAQRH